A single Acidaminococcus sp. DNA region contains:
- a CDS encoding ATP-binding protein — protein sequence MDNNKSLNGLAACRAFLEDPVLARIEALQNAPASELTAAQAAAASLLLQKAEDLPLTGNAVQAYLIYLLAEGNFPAAEAVEKAGRAGSSLQKAFASDLAILWPYLVEKPSTYMGTDLFDAYEPAGGSVPAYREKLQNVLLSQKNAEEAAGALINHYIHCGRGPLARYTAFRLDDEGHFIGIDPFPPFAWDDLIGYAAQKEKLLANAEAFLAGRPYNNVLLTGARGTGKSTSIKALVSRFSEEGLRLVQVTRTQLPLLQELMEKLGVLKSKKFIFFFDDLSFDENETEYKYLKSAMDGGVSPQPSNIMLCATSNRRHLLKETWKDRSDELDEVYRDDSTNESISLSDRFGLHLYYSTPTQDEYLAMIDNELKKAGITLPPETLRIEGVRWEMEHSGRNGRIAHQFVRWYLGRK from the coding sequence ATGGATAACAACAAAAGTCTGAATGGCCTCGCCGCCTGCCGCGCATTCCTGGAAGATCCGGTTCTGGCCCGCATCGAGGCGCTGCAAAATGCTCCGGCGTCCGAACTGACTGCCGCCCAGGCAGCAGCAGCCTCTCTGCTGCTGCAAAAAGCAGAAGACCTGCCGCTCACCGGAAATGCGGTACAGGCCTATCTGATTTATCTGCTTGCAGAAGGCAATTTTCCTGCCGCCGAGGCCGTGGAAAAGGCCGGCCGTGCCGGAAGCAGCCTCCAAAAAGCTTTCGCGTCTGACCTGGCCATCCTGTGGCCCTATCTGGTAGAAAAACCCTCGACCTATATGGGTACGGATCTGTTCGACGCTTACGAACCGGCCGGCGGCAGCGTACCGGCATATCGTGAAAAGCTGCAAAATGTATTACTGAGCCAGAAAAATGCCGAAGAGGCTGCCGGTGCCCTGATTAATCACTACATCCACTGCGGACGCGGGCCGCTTGCCCGTTATACCGCTTTCCGTCTGGATGATGAGGGGCATTTCATCGGAATTGACCCCTTTCCGCCTTTTGCCTGGGATGACCTCATCGGATATGCCGCTCAAAAGGAGAAATTGCTCGCTAATGCGGAAGCCTTTCTGGCAGGCCGTCCTTACAACAATGTGCTCCTGACGGGGGCCCGCGGGACGGGCAAATCCACTTCCATCAAAGCGCTTGTAAGCCGTTTCAGTGAGGAAGGACTGCGCCTCGTCCAGGTCACCCGGACCCAGCTTCCCCTGCTGCAGGAACTGATGGAAAAATTGGGTGTCCTGAAAAGCAAAAAGTTTATTTTCTTCTTTGACGACCTCTCCTTTGATGAGAATGAAACTGAATACAAATATCTGAAATCCGCTATGGACGGCGGCGTTTCTCCGCAGCCCTCGAATATCATGCTGTGCGCTACCTCAAACCGCCGTCACTTGCTCAAGGAAACGTGGAAAGACCGCAGTGACGAACTGGACGAAGTTTACCGTGATGACAGCACGAATGAATCCATCTCCCTGTCTGACCGTTTCGGCCTGCATCTGTATTATTCGACCCCGACCCAGGACGAATACCTCGCAATGATCGACAACGAACTGAAAAAGGCCGGGATTACTCTGCCGCCTGAAACGCTGCGCATTGAAGGCGTACGGTGGGAAATGGAACACTCCGGCCGCAACGGACGCATTGCCCATCAGTTTGTGCGGTGGTATCTGGGAAGAAAGTAA
- a CDS encoding LysR family transcriptional regulator — protein sequence MDTQKLEYFLRLYENRNITHTAKELFITQSALTKMIQSLEEEYHCKLLTRSRKGVGFTREGELFVKLCRDILQLESRFRETVTAPENAVTGSLTIGLSLNYMNHHFPALLQRFVKAYPYVHLSVIDGHSERLYSDLLNRRLDAAVIRGEYKWSDTRILLDSEPFYLVSTHPLSQEMLKQEPYIGHRTDSDTMFHIDRWFFEHHLPLPDAAMWLSSIDACRDVVQKGTGWSILPKICLDTFRGNLKPIIYADGTPFLRSTYVLVSHGQSELPSMKAFLSALRAYHHIR from the coding sequence ATGGACACTCAAAAACTTGAATATTTTCTGCGTCTTTACGAAAACCGAAATATTACGCACACGGCCAAGGAACTTTTTATCACTCAGTCAGCCCTGACGAAGATGATTCAGTCGCTGGAAGAGGAATATCACTGCAAGCTCCTGACCCGTTCCCGCAAAGGTGTCGGTTTCACGCGGGAAGGAGAACTCTTTGTCAAACTCTGCCGGGATATCCTGCAGCTTGAAAGCCGCTTTCGTGAAACTGTCACAGCTCCGGAAAATGCCGTAACCGGGTCGCTCACTATCGGGCTTTCCCTGAACTACATGAACCATCATTTCCCGGCCTTGCTGCAGCGCTTCGTAAAAGCGTACCCCTATGTGCATCTCTCGGTCATTGACGGTCACAGCGAAAGACTTTACAGCGATCTTCTGAACCGCCGGCTCGATGCGGCCGTCATCCGCGGAGAATATAAGTGGTCGGACACCCGCATTCTTTTAGATTCGGAGCCCTTCTACCTTGTCAGTACCCATCCCCTTTCCCAGGAGATGTTGAAACAAGAGCCTTATATCGGCCACCGGACAGATTCGGATACGATGTTTCATATTGACCGCTGGTTTTTCGAGCATCACCTGCCGCTGCCTGATGCTGCCATGTGGCTCAGCAGCATTGACGCCTGCCGGGATGTGGTCCAGAAGGGAACGGGATGGTCGATTCTTCCGAAGATTTGTCTCGATACTTTCAGAGGAAATTTGAAGCCTATCATTTACGCCGACGGAACGCCTTTCCTGCGCAGTACCTACGTCTTGGTTTCCCACGGGCAATCGGAACTGCCGTCCATGAAGGCTTTTCTTTCGGCTCTTCGTGCCTACCATCACATTCGTTAG
- the ilvC gene encoding ketol-acid reductoisomerase, producing MAKVYYDQDVNWSVLKDKKVAIIGYGSQGHAHALNLKESGVSVVVGLYKGSKSIEKAKAAGLEVKPVAEAVAEADVTMVLIPDEKQADVYKTEIGPNLKPGSALAFAHGFNIHFKQIVPPENVDVFMVAPKGPGHLVRRTFVEGGGVPDVFAVEQDATGKCFDLALAYARGIGGTRAGVIQTTFQEETETDLFGEQAVLCGGVCQLITNGFETLCEAGYQPEIAYFETFHEMKLIVDLMYEGGMAKMRKSISDTAEYGDYVSGPRVVTQESKKAMKEVLKDIQDGTFAKEWLLENRAGGRAHFLAMRRQHAEHPIEKVGAKLRDMMPWLHDNDKNE from the coding sequence ATGGCAAAAGTGTATTATGATCAAGATGTAAACTGGAGCGTTTTGAAGGATAAGAAAGTTGCTATTATCGGTTACGGCAGCCAGGGACATGCCCATGCGCTGAACCTGAAAGAAAGCGGCGTTTCCGTTGTGGTTGGCCTGTATAAGGGCAGCAAGTCCATCGAAAAAGCCAAAGCAGCCGGTCTGGAAGTAAAACCCGTTGCTGAAGCCGTTGCTGAAGCTGATGTCACGATGGTCCTGATTCCGGATGAAAAACAAGCTGATGTTTACAAGACCGAAATCGGTCCGAATCTGAAACCGGGCAGTGCTCTGGCTTTTGCTCATGGTTTTAACATCCATTTCAAACAAATCGTTCCGCCTGAAAACGTAGATGTCTTCATGGTTGCTCCGAAAGGCCCGGGCCATCTGGTTCGCCGTACCTTTGTAGAAGGCGGCGGTGTGCCTGATGTCTTTGCCGTAGAACAGGATGCTACGGGTAAATGCTTTGACCTGGCCCTCGCCTATGCACGCGGCATCGGCGGTACTCGTGCCGGCGTTATCCAAACGACCTTCCAGGAAGAAACCGAAACCGACCTCTTTGGTGAACAGGCCGTTCTGTGCGGCGGTGTCTGCCAGCTGATCACCAATGGTTTCGAAACTCTGTGCGAAGCCGGCTATCAGCCTGAAATCGCTTACTTCGAAACCTTCCATGAAATGAAACTGATTGTCGACCTGATGTATGAAGGCGGCATGGCCAAGATGAGAAAATCCATCAGTGATACGGCTGAATACGGCGATTATGTTTCCGGTCCGAGAGTCGTTACCCAGGAATCCAAGAAGGCTATGAAGGAAGTTCTGAAAGACATTCAGGATGGTACCTTTGCCAAGGAATGGCTCCTTGAAAACCGTGCCGGCGGCCGTGCACACTTCCTGGCAATGCGCCGTCAGCATGCAGAACATCCGATTGAAAAAGTCGGTGCCAAGCTGCGTGATATGATGCCTTGGCTGCATGATAATGACAAAAACGAGTAA